In Archangium violaceum, the following are encoded in one genomic region:
- a CDS encoding ATP-binding protein — protein sequence MELPSHPSLAGMGAPALDVREAQMSGETTAEQALRASNLLLKALTEAQTEFIQGHEPYRLFDKLLSVLLRLTGSEYGFIGEVMHNPDGTPYLRTNAITNIGWTPELRAFHDRQAPKGMEFRNLKTLFGTVMTTGKPVVANMPAVDPRRGGLPDGHPPLRCFLGLPFHSATEMVGMVGIANRPGGYDDEVITFVQPFLATCCAILQGLRSEQRRQQAEEEVRRSAASFRTLIERSPDAIVLHREGKVLFANPAAASLLGHENEVELRGLSVDALVLPGNEFAFAELSSVGTPHEVQFRHHEGRRVLGEVVTVPLIFDGQPAMVSIARDITERRQVQEKLLATERMVSLGTLSAGVAHEINNPLSYMLSNLRFVDDELAALAEAGETLSGERGQEIRDALREALSGSTRVRDIVRDLKTFSRGSDEQQGGPVDVRAVLDSCVNMAWSEIRHRARLVKDYGDVPHVSANESRLAQLFLNLLVNAAQAIPHGDLQANEIRLTTTFEEGQVVVSVRDTGVGIPQENLGRLFDPFFTTKPIGVGTGLGLSICHGIITALGGRITVRSATGQGTTFRVFLPVAGSSEHREPDQAAS from the coding sequence ATGGAACTGCCCAGCCACCCCAGTCTCGCCGGGATGGGGGCCCCGGCACTCGACGTGCGCGAGGCGCAGATGAGTGGTGAGACCACGGCGGAGCAGGCCCTGCGTGCCAGCAACCTGCTGCTCAAGGCCCTCACGGAAGCCCAGACGGAGTTCATCCAGGGCCATGAGCCGTATCGATTGTTCGACAAACTCCTATCAGTTCTGCTGAGGCTGACGGGGAGCGAGTACGGCTTCATCGGCGAGGTGATGCACAACCCGGACGGCACGCCCTACCTGCGGACCAACGCCATCACCAACATCGGCTGGACGCCGGAGCTCCGGGCGTTCCATGACCGCCAGGCGCCCAAGGGCATGGAGTTCCGCAACCTCAAGACGCTCTTCGGCACCGTGATGACGACGGGCAAGCCGGTGGTGGCCAACATGCCGGCGGTGGATCCGCGCCGGGGCGGGCTGCCCGACGGCCACCCCCCGTTGCGCTGCTTCCTGGGGCTGCCCTTCCACTCCGCCACCGAGATGGTGGGCATGGTGGGCATCGCCAACCGCCCCGGTGGCTATGACGACGAGGTCATCACCTTCGTCCAGCCCTTCCTGGCCACGTGCTGCGCCATCCTCCAGGGGCTGCGCAGCGAGCAGCGGCGCCAGCAGGCCGAGGAGGAGGTGCGACGCTCGGCGGCGAGCTTCCGCACCCTCATCGAGCGCTCGCCGGATGCCATCGTCCTCCATCGGGAGGGCAAGGTGCTCTTCGCCAACCCCGCCGCCGCCAGCCTGCTGGGCCATGAGAACGAGGTGGAGCTGCGGGGCCTTTCGGTCGACGCGCTCGTCCTGCCCGGCAACGAGTTCGCCTTCGCCGAGCTCTCCAGCGTCGGCACCCCCCACGAGGTGCAGTTCCGGCACCACGAGGGCCGGCGGGTGCTGGGCGAGGTGGTGACGGTCCCCCTGATCTTCGATGGCCAGCCGGCGATGGTCTCCATCGCCCGCGACATCACCGAGCGCCGGCAGGTGCAGGAGAAGCTGCTGGCCACCGAGCGCATGGTCTCGCTGGGCACGCTGTCCGCCGGCGTGGCCCATGAGATCAACAACCCGCTGTCCTACATGTTGAGCAACCTGCGCTTCGTGGACGACGAGCTGGCCGCGCTGGCCGAGGCCGGCGAGACCCTCTCGGGCGAGCGGGGACAGGAGATCCGGGACGCGCTGAGGGAGGCGCTCTCGGGCAGCACCCGCGTGCGCGACATCGTGAGGGATCTGAAGACCTTCTCGCGCGGCAGCGACGAGCAGCAGGGCGGGCCGGTGGACGTGCGCGCCGTGCTCGACTCGTGCGTGAACATGGCCTGGAGCGAGATCCGCCACCGCGCTCGGCTGGTGAAGGACTATGGCGACGTGCCACACGTGAGCGCCAACGAATCCCGGCTCGCCCAGCTCTTCCTCAACCTGCTCGTCAACGCCGCCCAGGCCATCCCCCATGGGGATCTCCAGGCCAACGAGATCCGCCTCACCACCACCTTCGAGGAGGGACAGGTGGTGGTGTCGGTGCGGGACACCGGCGTCGGCATCCCCCAGGAGAACCTCGGCCGGCTGTTCGATCCCTTCTTCACCACCAAGCCCATCGGGGTGGGCACCGGGCTGGGCCTCTCCATCTGCCACGGCATCATCACCGCGCTGGGCGGACGCATCACCGTGCGGAGCGCGACCGGCCAGGGCACCACCTTCCGGGTCTTCCTGCCCGTGGCTGGCTCCTCGGAGCACCGGGAGCCGGATCAGGCCGCCTCGTAG
- a CDS encoding cytochrome P450, which yields MNPTNPMLTPEVLANPYPFYAALRESTHPVQKLEALMGCYVVTRHEDIVPALRNPALFSSKTTPGGRPPEELGEDLLRYFQPGNSLLFNDPPLHTRLRTLVSRAFTPRRIADLEPRIRELASGLLDTLLAREEPDFVTDLAEPLPVIVIAEMLGIEPERREDFKRWSDAVVQSTDFSTDKQELPRMIADLRDLNAYLEGAIERRRQQPREDLISALLEAGEQEGLLAPIEVIAFTRLLLVAGNETTTNLLGNGLVALIQHPSEWEKLAADPSLIPNAIEEMLRYEPPAHAVFRETTADTELGGQVVPKGSRVMFLIAAANRDPRKFPEPDRFDITREAQGHLSFGHGIHFCLGAPLSRLEAKVAFEELFRRVRRVSFASGQEGHIDWGGSLLLRGPRSLRLRFERR from the coding sequence ATGAATCCGACCAATCCCATGTTGACGCCCGAGGTCCTGGCGAACCCCTACCCCTTCTACGCGGCGCTGAGGGAGTCCACCCACCCGGTCCAGAAGCTCGAGGCCCTGATGGGCTGCTACGTCGTCACCCGCCACGAGGACATCGTTCCCGCCCTGAGGAACCCGGCCCTGTTCTCCTCGAAGACGACGCCCGGCGGGCGGCCTCCGGAGGAGCTCGGCGAGGATCTGCTCCGCTACTTCCAGCCCGGCAACAGCCTGCTCTTCAACGACCCGCCCCTGCACACGCGCCTGCGCACGCTGGTGAGCCGTGCCTTCACGCCCCGCCGGATCGCCGACCTGGAGCCGCGCATCCGGGAGCTCGCCAGCGGGCTGCTGGACACCCTGCTCGCCCGGGAGGAGCCCGACTTCGTGACCGACCTGGCCGAGCCCCTGCCCGTCATCGTCATCGCCGAGATGCTGGGCATCGAGCCCGAGCGCCGCGAGGACTTCAAGCGCTGGTCGGACGCCGTCGTCCAGAGCACGGATTTCTCCACGGACAAGCAGGAGCTGCCGCGGATGATCGCCGACCTCCGGGACCTCAACGCGTACCTGGAGGGCGCCATCGAGCGGCGCCGCCAGCAGCCGCGAGAGGATCTCATCAGCGCCCTGCTGGAAGCGGGTGAGCAGGAAGGGCTCCTCGCCCCCATCGAGGTCATCGCCTTCACCCGGCTGCTGCTCGTGGCCGGCAACGAGACCACCACCAACCTGCTCGGCAATGGGCTAGTGGCGCTGATCCAGCACCCCTCCGAGTGGGAGAAGCTGGCGGCGGACCCCTCGCTCATCCCCAACGCCATCGAGGAGATGCTGCGCTACGAGCCGCCGGCCCATGCCGTCTTCCGGGAGACCACGGCGGACACGGAGCTCGGGGGCCAGGTGGTGCCGAAGGGCTCGCGCGTCATGTTCCTGATCGCGGCGGCCAACCGGGATCCGCGGAAGTTCCCCGAGCCGGACCGGTTCGACATCACCCGCGAGGCCCAGGGACACCTCTCCTTCGGCCACGGCATCCACTTCTGCCTGGGCGCGCCGCTGTCCCGGCTCGAGGCGAAGGTGGCCTTCGAGGAGCTCTTCCGCCGGGTGCGCCGCGTCTCCTTCGCCTCCGGCCAGGAGGGTCACATCGACTGGGGTGGCAGCTTGCTGCTGCGGGGCCCCCGGAGCCTCCGGCTGCGGTTCGAGCGGCGCTGA
- a CDS encoding M16 family metallopeptidase gives MPKAPAKPAERMADPVLLSLFDVQEATLSNGLKVRLLANHQTPVVSLYTFFQVGSRNERPGITGISHLFEHMMFNGAKKYGPKQFDKVLESNGGRSNAYTSTDMTVYYEDFASDALETVLDLESDRMRALRINDDSLTSERQVVMEERRARVDNDITGMMDEELGTLLWKAHPYRWPVIGWMKDIENITRQDCEQYFRTYYAPNNAVLYICGDIDPKKTLALVRRYYGDIPKGPTPASVLDAEPPQKGERRAELRHPAQSPSVMIAYRGPAARDEETLILDIIQYALTKGEGSRLVKKLVYETQLAISVGVDWGWRIDPGAILVFLELKPDSEPRKVEEVVYEELARVAREGLTERELQKAKNNLRADHLRELATNSGRAHAMGHYEALLGSWRDGLSLPSVYAAATNEQVKAVAAKYFVPERRSVVTLLPAPGEAAEEIEDGKDVE, from the coding sequence ATGCCGAAGGCACCCGCGAAACCCGCCGAGCGCATGGCGGACCCCGTCCTCCTATCCCTGTTCGATGTCCAGGAGGCCACGCTTTCCAATGGCCTCAAGGTGCGTCTGCTCGCCAATCACCAAACGCCCGTGGTGAGCCTCTACACCTTCTTCCAGGTGGGCAGCCGCAACGAGCGGCCCGGCATCACCGGCATCAGCCACCTCTTCGAGCACATGATGTTCAACGGGGCGAAGAAGTACGGCCCCAAGCAGTTCGACAAGGTGCTCGAGTCCAACGGCGGCCGCTCCAACGCGTACACGTCCACGGACATGACGGTGTACTACGAGGACTTCGCCTCGGACGCGCTGGAGACGGTGTTGGACCTGGAGTCGGACCGGATGCGCGCGCTGCGCATCAACGACGACTCGCTCACCAGCGAGCGCCAGGTGGTGATGGAGGAGCGCCGCGCCCGGGTGGACAACGACATCACCGGGATGATGGACGAGGAGCTGGGCACGCTCCTGTGGAAGGCGCACCCGTACCGCTGGCCGGTCATCGGGTGGATGAAGGACATCGAGAACATCACCCGCCAGGACTGCGAGCAGTACTTCCGCACCTACTACGCGCCCAACAACGCGGTGCTCTACATCTGCGGGGACATCGACCCGAAGAAGACGCTCGCGCTGGTGCGCCGCTACTACGGGGACATCCCCAAGGGCCCCACGCCCGCGTCCGTGCTCGACGCCGAGCCTCCCCAGAAGGGCGAGCGCCGCGCCGAGCTGCGCCACCCCGCCCAGTCCCCGTCGGTGATGATCGCCTACCGGGGTCCGGCGGCGCGTGACGAGGAGACGCTCATCCTGGACATCATCCAGTACGCGCTGACGAAGGGTGAGGGCAGCCGGCTGGTGAAGAAGCTCGTCTACGAGACGCAGCTGGCCATCTCCGTGGGAGTGGACTGGGGCTGGAGGATCGATCCCGGCGCCATCCTGGTCTTCCTGGAGCTCAAGCCGGACTCGGAGCCGCGCAAGGTGGAGGAGGTCGTCTACGAGGAGCTGGCGCGCGTGGCGCGCGAGGGCCTCACGGAGCGCGAGCTGCAGAAGGCGAAGAACAACCTGCGGGCGGACCACCTGCGGGAGCTGGCGACGAACAGCGGGCGTGCGCACGCCATGGGCCATTACGAGGCGCTGCTGGGCTCGTGGCGGGACGGGCTGTCGCTGCCCTCGGTGTACGCGGCCGCCACGAACGAGCAGGTGAAGGCGGTGGCGGCGAAGTACTTCGTCCCCGAGCGCCGCTCCGTGGTGACGCTCCTCCCCGCGCCGGGTGAGGCCGCCGAGGAAATCGAAGACGGAAAGGACGTCGAGTAG
- a CDS encoding M16 family metallopeptidase encodes MATRAKTLKKKAAPARKAAPVKKAAPTTTGALTLPTLHESTTSSGLKVLAAERGPLPLVAMRLVIRAGSATDPADKHGLADFTARLLRRGTARMSADELDEAIEFVGASFSVGSNEDILSLFITTPAEYFPDMLSILGQLVREPSFPEREVEQSRERTLAGFSNDLDDPSVIADRAFTRALWGKHPYGHDVGGSTAHVRTFTRDDLVRFHRERMGPRVSLLTVVGAVSPQRVAEEAEKAFAGWEGGPEAPVELASGDTVATGRVIVVDKPDQTQSQVRIGGPGYRLGHPDYFPATAMNIALGGGFTSRLVNEVRVERGLTYGIHSYFDAMSAGGVFGISTFTKTETTREIIDVSLAEVAKVRQGGIPAGELKKAQRYLAGLYPLRTETNESVAAVISDIRVHGLGDDWVEKFRERLLAVKPKQTVEVAAKYLFSKSPLIVVLGRADAIGKQLKGLGPVTVVPASEYE; translated from the coding sequence ATGGCCACCCGAGCCAAGACCCTGAAGAAGAAGGCGGCCCCGGCCAGGAAGGCCGCCCCCGTCAAGAAGGCGGCCCCCACCACGACGGGCGCCCTGACGCTGCCCACCCTGCACGAGAGCACCACCTCCAGCGGACTGAAGGTGCTGGCCGCCGAGCGCGGGCCGCTGCCGCTGGTGGCCATGCGGCTCGTCATCCGCGCCGGGAGCGCGACGGATCCCGCGGACAAGCACGGCCTGGCGGACTTCACCGCGCGCCTGCTGCGCCGGGGCACGGCGAGGATGAGCGCGGACGAGCTCGACGAGGCGATCGAGTTCGTCGGCGCGAGCTTCTCCGTGGGCAGCAACGAGGACATCCTCTCGCTCTTCATCACCACGCCGGCCGAGTACTTCCCGGACATGCTGTCCATCCTCGGGCAGCTGGTGCGCGAGCCCTCCTTCCCCGAGCGCGAGGTGGAGCAGTCGCGCGAGCGGACACTGGCGGGCTTCTCCAATGACCTGGACGATCCCTCCGTCATCGCCGACCGGGCCTTCACGCGGGCGCTGTGGGGCAAACACCCGTACGGGCATGACGTGGGAGGCAGCACCGCGCACGTGCGGACCTTCACGCGGGATGATCTGGTGCGCTTCCACCGGGAGCGGATGGGTCCTCGGGTGTCGCTGCTGACGGTGGTGGGCGCGGTGAGCCCGCAGCGGGTGGCGGAGGAGGCGGAGAAGGCCTTCGCCGGCTGGGAGGGCGGGCCGGAGGCGCCGGTGGAGCTCGCGTCGGGCGACACGGTGGCCACGGGCCGGGTGATCGTGGTGGACAAGCCGGACCAGACGCAGTCGCAGGTACGCATCGGCGGGCCGGGCTACCGGCTCGGCCATCCGGACTACTTCCCGGCCACGGCGATGAACATCGCGCTGGGAGGGGGCTTCACCTCGCGGCTGGTGAACGAGGTGCGCGTGGAGCGCGGCCTGACGTACGGCATCCACAGCTACTTCGACGCGATGAGCGCGGGAGGCGTGTTCGGCATCTCCACGTTCACCAAGACGGAGACCACGCGGGAGATCATCGACGTGTCGCTGGCCGAGGTGGCCAAGGTGCGCCAGGGAGGCATTCCCGCGGGCGAGCTGAAGAAGGCCCAGCGCTACCTGGCGGGGCTGTACCCGCTGCGCACGGAGACGAACGAGTCGGTGGCCGCGGTCATCAGCGACATCCGGGTGCACGGGCTCGGGGACGACTGGGTGGAGAAGTTCCGGGAGCGGCTGCTGGCGGTGAAGCCGAAGCAGACGGTGGAGGTGGCGGCGAAGTACCTGTTCTCCAAGTCGCCGCTGATCGTCGTGCTGGGGCGCGCGGATGCGATTGGCAAGCAACTCAAGGGGCTGGGCCCGGTGACGGTGGTCCCGGCCTCGGAGTACGAGTGA
- a CDS encoding RluA family pseudouridine synthase, translating into MSDVRVLFEGAGLLAVDKPAGMLVIPGRAEGSGPSLREVLEERLGRKVYVVHRLDRDTSGVVVFALEPEKHRTLSMAFEAGKVRKRYLALVEGRVEAPRMVDAALAPARKGRMRVARPGEEGKPSRTRVRPVEVFAAASLVEAEPETGRTHQIRVHLLSEGHPLLVDHQYGRAEPLKAKELGGEGEEEVLARTPLHAARLEWPAMPGVEARTLESPLPADMARTVELLRKAPSP; encoded by the coding sequence GTGAGCGACGTCCGCGTTCTCTTCGAGGGCGCGGGGCTGCTCGCGGTGGACAAGCCGGCGGGGATGCTGGTCATCCCCGGCCGCGCCGAGGGGAGCGGGCCGTCGCTGCGCGAGGTGCTGGAGGAGCGGCTGGGGCGCAAGGTGTACGTGGTGCACCGGTTGGATCGGGACACCTCGGGGGTGGTGGTGTTCGCCCTGGAGCCGGAGAAGCACCGGACGCTGTCGATGGCCTTCGAGGCGGGCAAGGTGCGCAAGCGCTACCTGGCGCTGGTGGAGGGCCGGGTGGAGGCGCCTCGAATGGTGGACGCGGCGCTGGCGCCCGCGCGCAAGGGCCGCATGCGGGTGGCGAGGCCGGGTGAGGAGGGGAAGCCCTCGCGCACGCGGGTGAGGCCGGTGGAGGTGTTCGCGGCGGCGTCACTGGTGGAGGCCGAGCCGGAGACGGGGCGGACGCATCAGATCCGCGTGCACCTGCTGTCGGAGGGGCACCCGCTGCTGGTAGATCACCAGTACGGGCGGGCCGAGCCGCTGAAGGCGAAGGAGCTGGGCGGGGAGGGGGAGGAGGAAGTACTGGCGCGGACGCCGCTGCACGCGGCGAGGCTGGAGTGGCCGGCGATGCCCGGAGTGGAGGCGAGGACGCTGGAGTCCCCGCTACCCGCGGACATGGCGAGGACCGTGGAGTTGCTGCGCAAGGCCCCCTCTCCGTGA
- a CDS encoding DUF3817 domain-containing protein, whose translation MLTTPLGRFRLVAFWEGLSFLLLLFIAMPLKYALGMPQMVRVVGMAHGVLFIAYLYTLMMAAIEHRWGFKRVTLAFVASLVPGGTFWLDAQLRRETQAPPALDAR comes from the coding sequence ATGTTGACCACGCCCCTCGGACGTTTCCGCCTCGTCGCCTTCTGGGAGGGACTGTCCTTCCTGCTCCTCCTGTTCATCGCCATGCCGTTGAAGTACGCGCTGGGCATGCCCCAGATGGTGCGCGTGGTGGGAATGGCTCACGGCGTGCTGTTCATCGCCTACCTGTACACGCTGATGATGGCGGCGATCGAGCACCGCTGGGGCTTCAAGCGGGTGACGCTGGCCTTCGTCGCGTCGCTGGTGCCGGGCGGAACCTTCTGGCTCGATGCGCAGCTGCGCCGCGAGACACAAGCCCCTCCCGCCCTGGACGCCAGGTAG
- a CDS encoding protein kinase domain-containing protein codes for MSDSPPPSRADAPRARWQPPREFDEYRLLRPLGRGRTGLVYLAQDTLLDRTVAVKFIPALDDETLARFLVEARATARIQHPNVATLYRASQFEGHPYLVSEYVRGISLDRLPRPQPWERVLDIGIDLARGLAAAHRRNVLHRDLKPGNAILDESGEVKLLDFGLAKLIDVPSAEAAPAQGEPPDEELPPDVELPSLTHGSLVGTPYFMSPEAWRGEPASVRSDLYSLAAVLYELAAGQGPFRHVPLQVLAQAVQEKEARPLHEAAPEVEPRFAAVVDRCLRREPTERFASADELLEALEDLKAGDTAARVPEGNPYRGLQAFQEEHRALFFGRRQEIRAVLERLRASSFVLVTGDSGVGKSSLCSAGVLPRVVEGALEDGFQWSVARMVPGRRPVSGLAAALAPHVPLEEARIDQLARAEPTTLVRALRAALGGGSRRGVILHVDQLEELTTLSESMEAAQAAELLGQLASGVPGLRLLATARSDFLTRLGALPGLGEALARALYLLRPLGRAEVREVVTGPARVKGARFESEALIGSLVESTLRAEGSLPLLQFTLAELWEARDRARGIIPAAALDALGGVNGALARYADGVIDQLLPDQQVAARRLLMRLVTVDGTRARRSEPELLGNDPASRGALEALIRARLVVARRSEEGTTFDIAHEALLTGWTRLAQWLAEANEARQLHARLERAAAEWERLGRPREALWGARHLAEVHALAPEGLSVRESTFLESSRQAVRHGRVLTRVLAAGFLASLALVYVGERVNDWYTLEKQVRAQLTEARGRLEHARERNRTLTRARTESFALFDTGKQEEARPRWAEARRLQVETDRAYARASDALERVLVLDPGREELRKAFAEVLAERAGLAERTFHPDARDELLQRLRLYDTQGEQLARWEAPMRLNLRTRPTGATVSLARYETTHDGKRVLSPARQPGPTPQEGLSLERGTWVVELSAPGRAPVSYLLRAEPGAERTLELALPEATRVPEGFVYVPRGTFLFGTAADENIRQFFDTVPLHEVETGPYLISRTEVTYGEYVAWLETLSPEELARRVPHGASVASVDAEVALKRRPDGRWHLRFKPRTVPYEADQGEPIRYTQRPRDVEQDWWRMPVGAINYEDARAYAAWLARTGRVPGARLCNELEWEHAARGADEREFPHGDTLLPEQANFDETYGKVGANFGPDEVGRHPESRSPFGLDDMVGNVFEWTDSVLQPGRPVARGGSYYFGASTARAPNRETPEPDFRDLSVGLRLCADAPSEP; via the coding sequence GTGAGCGACTCCCCTCCCCCCTCCAGGGCCGACGCCCCTCGCGCGCGTTGGCAACCCCCTCGGGAGTTCGACGAGTACCGGCTGTTGCGTCCCCTGGGCCGCGGACGCACCGGACTCGTCTACCTCGCCCAGGACACGCTGCTGGATCGCACCGTGGCGGTGAAGTTCATCCCCGCGCTCGATGACGAGACCCTGGCGCGCTTCCTCGTCGAGGCGCGCGCCACCGCCCGCATCCAGCACCCCAACGTCGCCACCCTCTACCGCGCCAGTCAGTTCGAGGGTCACCCCTACCTCGTCTCCGAGTACGTGCGCGGCATCTCCCTGGACCGGCTGCCCAGGCCCCAGCCCTGGGAGCGCGTGCTGGACATCGGGATCGATCTGGCGCGCGGGCTCGCCGCCGCCCACCGCCGCAATGTCCTCCACCGCGACCTCAAGCCCGGCAACGCCATCCTCGATGAGTCCGGCGAGGTGAAGCTGCTCGACTTCGGTCTGGCCAAGCTCATCGACGTGCCCTCCGCGGAGGCCGCTCCCGCCCAGGGCGAGCCCCCCGACGAGGAGCTCCCTCCGGACGTCGAGCTGCCCTCCCTCACCCATGGCTCGCTGGTGGGGACGCCCTACTTCATGTCCCCCGAGGCCTGGCGCGGAGAGCCCGCCTCGGTGCGCTCGGATCTCTACTCGCTGGCGGCGGTGCTGTACGAGCTCGCCGCTGGCCAGGGCCCCTTCCGCCACGTGCCCCTCCAGGTGCTGGCCCAGGCCGTCCAGGAGAAGGAGGCGCGCCCGCTGCACGAGGCCGCCCCGGAGGTGGAGCCCCGATTCGCGGCGGTGGTGGACCGCTGCCTGCGCCGCGAGCCCACCGAGCGCTTCGCCTCCGCCGACGAGCTGCTGGAAGCGCTGGAGGACTTGAAGGCCGGCGACACCGCCGCGCGCGTCCCCGAGGGCAACCCCTACCGCGGCCTGCAGGCCTTCCAGGAGGAGCACCGCGCCCTCTTCTTCGGCCGACGCCAGGAGATCCGCGCCGTGCTGGAGCGGCTGCGCGCCAGCTCCTTCGTCCTCGTCACCGGCGACTCGGGCGTGGGCAAGTCCTCCCTGTGCTCGGCGGGCGTGCTGCCCCGGGTGGTGGAGGGCGCGCTGGAGGATGGCTTCCAGTGGAGCGTGGCGCGCATGGTGCCCGGCCGCCGCCCCGTGTCCGGCCTCGCCGCCGCGCTCGCCCCCCACGTGCCCCTGGAGGAGGCGCGCATCGACCAGCTCGCCCGCGCCGAGCCCACCACCCTGGTGCGGGCCCTGCGCGCCGCCCTCGGAGGGGGCTCGCGCCGGGGGGTGATCCTCCACGTGGATCAGCTCGAGGAGCTCACCACCCTCAGTGAGTCGATGGAGGCGGCGCAAGCGGCGGAGCTGCTGGGACAGCTCGCCTCGGGAGTGCCGGGGCTGCGCCTGCTGGCCACGGCCCGGAGCGACTTCCTCACCCGGCTCGGCGCGCTGCCCGGCCTGGGCGAGGCCCTCGCGCGTGCCCTCTACCTGCTGCGCCCGCTGGGCCGCGCCGAGGTGCGCGAGGTGGTGACGGGCCCCGCCCGCGTCAAGGGCGCGCGCTTCGAGTCCGAGGCCCTCATCGGCTCGCTGGTGGAGTCTACCCTGCGCGCCGAGGGCAGCTTGCCGCTCCTCCAGTTCACCCTCGCGGAGCTGTGGGAGGCGCGAGATCGCGCCCGGGGCATCATCCCCGCCGCGGCGCTGGATGCACTGGGCGGAGTCAATGGCGCGCTCGCCCGGTACGCGGATGGCGTCATCGACCAGCTGCTGCCGGATCAACAGGTGGCGGCGCGGCGGTTGCTCATGCGGCTCGTCACGGTGGACGGCACGCGCGCCCGCCGCTCCGAGCCCGAGCTGCTCGGAAATGATCCGGCCTCGCGCGGCGCGCTGGAGGCGCTCATCCGCGCGCGCCTGGTGGTGGCCCGCCGCTCCGAGGAAGGCACCACCTTCGACATCGCCCACGAGGCGCTCCTCACGGGCTGGACGCGGCTCGCCCAGTGGCTGGCCGAGGCCAACGAGGCGCGCCAGCTGCACGCCCGGCTGGAGCGGGCCGCCGCGGAGTGGGAGCGGCTGGGGCGTCCGCGCGAGGCACTCTGGGGAGCCCGGCACCTGGCCGAGGTCCACGCGCTCGCCCCCGAGGGCCTCTCGGTGCGGGAGAGCACCTTCCTCGAGTCTTCGCGCCAGGCGGTGCGCCACGGGAGGGTGCTCACACGGGTGCTCGCCGCGGGATTCCTCGCCTCGCTGGCGCTGGTGTACGTGGGCGAGCGGGTGAATGACTGGTACACGCTGGAGAAGCAGGTGCGCGCGCAGCTGACGGAGGCGCGGGGCCGCCTGGAGCATGCCCGCGAACGGAACCGGACGCTGACGCGAGCACGCACGGAGTCCTTCGCCCTCTTCGACACGGGCAAGCAGGAGGAGGCCCGGCCGCGTTGGGCCGAGGCGCGCCGGCTCCAGGTGGAAACGGATCGGGCGTATGCCCGTGCCAGTGACGCACTGGAGCGGGTGCTGGTGCTCGATCCGGGCCGAGAGGAGCTCCGGAAGGCCTTCGCGGAGGTGCTCGCCGAGCGCGCCGGACTCGCCGAGCGCACCTTCCACCCCGACGCCCGGGACGAGCTGCTGCAGCGCCTGCGCCTCTATGACACCCAGGGCGAGCAACTGGCGCGCTGGGAGGCGCCCATGCGGCTGAACCTGCGCACCCGGCCCACCGGAGCCACGGTGTCGCTGGCGCGCTACGAGACCACCCATGACGGGAAGCGGGTGTTGTCTCCGGCTCGCCAGCCGGGCCCCACTCCGCAGGAGGGGCTCTCACTGGAGCGCGGCACCTGGGTGGTGGAACTGAGCGCGCCCGGGAGGGCTCCGGTGAGCTACCTGCTGCGAGCCGAGCCCGGCGCCGAACGCACCCTGGAGCTGGCCCTGCCGGAGGCCACCCGGGTCCCCGAGGGCTTCGTCTACGTGCCGCGCGGCACCTTCCTCTTCGGCACGGCGGCGGACGAGAACATCCGGCAGTTCTTCGACACGGTGCCGCTGCACGAGGTGGAGACGGGGCCCTACCTCATCTCCCGCACCGAGGTGACATATGGCGAGTACGTGGCCTGGCTGGAGACGCTCTCCCCGGAGGAGCTGGCCCGCCGCGTCCCGCATGGAGCCTCGGTGGCGTCGGTGGACGCCGAGGTGGCGTTGAAGCGGCGGCCGGACGGACGCTGGCACCTGCGCTTCAAGCCCCGGACGGTGCCGTACGAGGCGGACCAGGGCGAGCCCATCCGCTACACGCAGCGCCCGCGTGACGTGGAGCAGGACTGGTGGCGCATGCCGGTGGGGGCCATCAACTACGAGGACGCCCGGGCCTACGCGGCCTGGCTGGCCCGGACGGGCCGCGTTCCCGGCGCGCGGCTGTGCAACGAGCTGGAGTGGGAGCACGCCGCCCGAGGCGCGGACGAGCGGGAGTTTCCGCACGGGGACACACTGCTTCCCGAGCAGGCCAACTTCGACGAGACCTACGGCAAGGTGGGCGCCAACTTCGGCCCGGACGAGGTGGGCCGCCACCCCGAGTCGCGGAGCCCCTTCGGCCTGGACGACATGGTGGGCAACGTCTTCGAGTGGACCGACTCCGTGCTCCAGCCGGGCCGTCCGGTGGCTCGTGGAGGCAGCTACTACTTCGGCGCCAGCACGGCCCGCGCGCCCAACCGCGAGACGCCCGAGCCCGACTTCAGGGATCTCAGCGTCGGCCTGCGGCTGTGCGCGGATGCACCTTCCGAGCCCTGA